The following coding sequences lie in one Patescibacteria group bacterium genomic window:
- a CDS encoding glycosyltransferase family 2 protein, with protein MLAWLLNKFKKETVYRIFEIIPGLLVWSTLIGAVILSFIKPLWAIYIIIVFDLYWLLRVAYLLIYMIGSWKTYKQTVSQNWRLKLTALPASQNIHHLIFLPTYQESLEVLRASLTSLVNVDYPLDKFIVVLAGEARDKDNFLESANLIKQEYGHRFGHFLITLHPSDIVGEIAGKGSNIHWAGHQAKKLIDQLGLDYPNIIVSTFDIDSCAHPQYFSYLTYVYLTHPDPLHSSYQPVAIYNNNIWQSPAVSRIVANSTTFWLLTDLARPERLFTFSSHSMPFKALVDVGFWQNDIVTEDSRIFLQCFVRYNGNYQVTPLYMPISMDTVYAGSLWRSLVNQYKQQRRWAYGVENFPYMAWHFWRSKTIPFNKKTRYLWNQLEGVYSWATAPLIIFILGRLPLMMADNEVKTTILAHNAPVVLGWLMTLAMIGLIFSAALSTMLLPARPKDKSIFMYIPMILQWILFPIIMIIFGAIPATDAQTRLMLGKYLGFWVTEKKRATT; from the coding sequence ATGTTGGCTTGGCTGCTTAATAAATTTAAAAAAGAAACAGTTTACCGGATATTTGAAATAATACCCGGCCTATTAGTCTGGTCTACTTTAATCGGAGCAGTTATTTTGTCTTTTATAAAACCGCTGTGGGCCATTTATATAATTATTGTTTTTGACCTTTATTGGTTACTGCGAGTAGCTTATTTGTTAATTTACATGATTGGTTCCTGGAAAACTTATAAACAAACTGTTAGTCAAAATTGGCGACTAAAACTAACTGCTTTACCGGCTAGCCAAAATATTCATCACTTAATCTTTTTACCAACCTATCAAGAATCTTTAGAAGTTTTACGAGCTTCTTTAACATCGTTAGTTAATGTGGACTATCCTTTAGATAAATTTATTGTCGTTTTAGCTGGTGAAGCTAGAGATAAAGATAATTTTTTAGAATCAGCCAATTTAATAAAACAAGAATACGGTCACCGTTTTGGACATTTTTTGATAACTCTTCATCCTAGTGACATAGTGGGGGAAATAGCCGGTAAGGGTTCTAATATTCACTGGGCTGGTCACCAAGCTAAAAAATTAATCGACCAATTAGGGCTAGATTATCCTAATATAATAGTGTCCACTTTTGATATTGATTCTTGCGCCCACCCGCAATATTTTTCTTATTTAACTTATGTTTATTTAACTCACCCCGATCCTTTACATTCCAGCTACCAGCCAGTAGCCATTTATAACAACAATATCTGGCAATCACCGGCTGTTAGCCGAATTGTAGCTAATTCCACAACTTTTTGGTTATTAACCGATTTGGCCAGACCAGAACGTTTGTTTACTTTTTCTTCGCATTCCATGCCTTTTAAGGCTTTGGTAGATGTTGGTTTTTGGCAAAATGACATAGTTACCGAAGATTCTAGAATATTCTTACAATGTTTTGTCCGTTACAATGGCAACTATCAAGTAACGCCCTTGTATATGCCTATTTCTATGGATACGGTCTATGCCGGTTCCTTGTGGCGTAGTTTGGTTAATCAATATAAACAACAAAGACGTTGGGCCTATGGTGTAGAAAATTTTCCTTATATGGCTTGGCATTTTTGGCGCTCCAAAACAATCCCTTTTAACAAAAAAACTCGTTATTTATGGAATCAATTAGAGGGAGTTTATTCTTGGGCCACCGCTCCTTTAATTATTTTTATACTTGGCCGCTTACCTTTAATGATGGCTGATAATGAAGTTAAAACCACTATTTTAGCTCATAACGCCCCAGTAGTCCTAGGTTGGCTAATGACTTTAGCTATGATTGGTTTAATATTCAGTGCCGCTTTATCCACCATGCTTTTACCAGCCCGACCCAAGGATAAATCCATCTTCATGTACATACCAATGATTTTGCAATGGATACTCTTTCCAATTATTATGATTATTTTTGGCGCTATACCAGCCACCGACGCTCAAACCAGATTAATGCTGGGTAAATATTTAGGTTTTTGGGTAACAGAAAAAAAACGAGCCACAACTTAA